Within the Cydia strobilella chromosome 25, ilCydStro3.1, whole genome shotgun sequence genome, the region ttcactgccatctatcttcttaaaactaaaaatgaagatttataaaaataccttaaaatgtatttaaatatgaataaatgatttttttatttgcattaattatttttatatgattttgacccatgttcttttactgatatgcgttaaaattataaataacaaacgaaaacgtcaacgccctctatacaagagtaggccaaagctagtggcgccatctgatcgagaatcaaattttcttgattttcgaggccatctattacggagttatatctatctttgttataacTGTATCGTCTGTATCTATCTTAACATAGTCTACTGTCTTATAAACAGTTGCCATCTTCAGTAATTGTCAAACAGATTTCTTTAAATGGGgatggccggtcgaagtgtttagcagatggcgccagcatagcttgccctgtcaatccctagaattgtgtcaaatttttgttttttttaatgccctggatgccagccctttaagccaaatctcatagaaaaaggggcaagctatgatggcgccatcactgcaaacctttgacagttgccaaccccattacaataatatatagtttgttaaattaatattaactaaATTGATTGTTTGTTTGTCTCCAGAAAAGGGTCAAATCACACCACAGTCGATATCGGCGCAGCTCGTCATGAATCTGAACCTGACCGACGACGAGCGACAAGCGCTGGACAGGGACAGAGATCTGGGTATGTATATGTACAGGTTTCTTTTAAAAAGGtaggcaacgcgcatgtgataATCTTATTGTTGCACGCGTCCATAAGCTACAGTAACCATTTTGCATCAGGCGGATGGTATACGATTTCGCTAGTGTCGTAGtagtcacgacacaacacaaaacgacacgtcagacaaatgtaaACTGGGCTTAAatctccatttttagggttccgtacccaaaggggaaaaacgggaccctattactaagactcctctgtccgtctgtctgtcaccaggctgtatctcatcaaccgtgatagctagacagttgaaattttcacagatgatgtatttctgttgccgctataacaagaaatactaaaaagtacgggaccctcggtgggcgagtccgactcgcacttggccggttttttttttttattctgttggaaacttataaatgtataatttttccCGTAGTCAATCATATGATTTGATCCTGAAAATCGAGGGAAATCTTCAAATGGGTATAGTGGTTTCGGTATTCGTACATTTACTGTAGAAAAGCATGATTTGGTGAAGTGGAAATTCCGGCAACTAATTTATGAAGTTGATTCTTATTTCGCTAATACTAATTATTATTGCAGAGGTGAAGAAGTCCCGCCTCCATTTCCTGAAAACCGAGATGAAGCTGATCGAGCTAGACGCCAAGATCAAGACCTGTCTCAGCTTGGAGAAGGCGGACACTGAACTATGTCTCAAGCTTATTGATGAAATACTTGGTaaggaattttatttatttggagatacAGGAagtcaattagcctcatgcatgaagtttatatttgaacgaaatatgttttattcggatgtttgttaccgttatatcatgttacaaatgcatttccgtttttaaattaccatttaattacttaaaattataaataaaaagtacaaaaatttctTGCACTGTAAAGCGCTCAAAAATATATCTCATAAATAGTTAGAATCTAGAAACAATAAAATGTGTCCAATATTTTTGTGCGCTTCGTTGTGCAAGATATTATTGCTGGTATGCCAGTTTGTAGAcgataagtaagtaggtatatgtgtAGAGTAGGTAGGCTACACGATAATGTTacgtacagtaccggccaataatatatcacctccatgtttttacggtataactttttttattatatttgttagtgaattgataattcaatgaatacctatattaggtaatccgtattttttgacatttagatttttattctagaaagtttctagactagtattttttatacaattttggtgtttgacgatccttttgtgaattcttattattaagtttgacatatctataataattcaatgtttttaagaataataataactgcatcaataaattgctctgatatttagattaaggtaatatttaaaacttgacaatttaaaagtgcttgttgctaggcctatttgaataaagattatattgactttgacttccacctcactgttttaggtagtctagtagtatttctTTGTACGGGccatgagaaaaattggtctcatgtaatggtttctTCATAgaggttatttttaaatgtattgttaactttatttctttactagaggtttttttagtaatatgctgagtatcctattgtaattcacagtattttattgcaatattcatcatatatttgtataaaattactagtaaaatatgcaatctacaaataAACCCTTATTGTTTACTCTAtgcaagctcatacaaaaacactcaaaggtgatgatatattattggccggtactttCTAATTAACTTGAAGTAAATCGCAAATCTAAGTTAATTAACAAACTGCATAGAAAtttttgaaagaaatgtttaacgaatttaaaattatgaaaatgttGATGTTATATTTGTATAAGTTATATTTTTGACAGGTTAGAACAATCGCATGTTCAAGGCAAGACGTTCATACCGTATAAATGGTCTATAGTAATTAGTTGTAGCAGTTTCTGCGACAAAACAACagcattaaaacttttttttcttacagAACTGGACCTAGCCGCCCTAATGCTCCTCAAGCACCCGACCTGCATGGAGACCGTGAAGCGCATGCGCGTGTACGTCGGCAACGCGCCCTCCTGGGAGATGAGCGAGGCCGAAGCCCTGACCTTCAGCAAGCAGGCGCACCGGATCCGGAACAAGGCCGACGCCCTCTTCATCACCATGCGGGTAAGGCACCTTCCTCTACACTGACAGAGACAGCACTATTGTGCGGGATCTCATCGCTATAATAGTAAATAGTGACAGAGATAGCACTATTGCTTGGGATCGCATCATATAGTAaagagtgacagagacagcCGTAATGCTGCTTAAGCACCCGACCTTCATGGAGACCGTGAAACGCATGCGCGTGTACGTCGGCAACGCGCCATCCTGGGACATGAGCGAGGCCGAAGCCCTGACCTTCAGCAAGTCCGGTGCGCCTGACCGGATCCGGAACAAGGCCGACGCCCTCTTTATCACCATAAGAGTATGTTTTTGTTGTAAAATAAacctgtagacctcgcgagcataacttaaaactgaataatttaacagcaacgaaacggccaagccgtattACTGTTTGACCAaaatgttggctttatacagttagagcttatacAGTTAGggcttacagagtaaaagttgGTACAGTCGagggcaaaaatatcgatccagacgcatggctcaaaaatatgtaaacacgactttattgtctaaggtgtaagagcgtacacatatttttaaaaactttgggaatgtatatatatttatgcctactacgggatctgataactttttagtgtaaaagctttatgcgtctagtcttggcaacactttacatgaaatgtttttggtgggattccTATTAttttgcaggcattcattcgaaaattcgtgaaattagactttatatgaTAAGTGGCGGCCTCAGGACGGAAAGCGAGCCGTAGGAATTAGCTGGAGCGAGGCCAAGACTGTTGCTCAAGATTGAAAGGCGGGAGGGATCTTGTGGAGGCCCTATGCACCTCCGGGGTGCAACAACAACAATTACATTAtggctttcaataattatgtcaaacaaagggacccctgatagaaaatttctattttttataaaaaaaattgggccCTTTGCATACATTagacttaaaattaaatataccaaCCTTAAAATTAACCAAAGTGTTCTTTCAGGACTTATTCCACGTGCCCGAGGGTGTTTCGTTCTGGGAGTTCTTCAACGAGCGCGTGGCGCAGTTCAAGGCGGCCACCGAGAACCTGCACGCGGACAAACTGCTCGAAATGGTCCACGAGCCTATCGGTAATACCTTCATAGGACCTGTTCCATTATCATAGGATCTGTCCTGGGAATTCTTCAACGTGTGGCGCATATCAAGGCCACTGAGACCCTACACGTCAACAAACTGCTCGAAATGGTGCACGAGCTTATCGGTAaattccttttttagggttccatagtcCGTAGTAGTAGTATATAATGATAAACTGATTGTCTACCATCACCTTCGAGCAACActggcttccgacacgtcggaagggaggagcccaagcgatatcttaccgtacaaatcgttctgccattttttgcagGGGGAAATGTGCACACAATCGCACTTCTCACTCgctacatacaaaatccaatctgtaatAACGACAccaatacatagaaaatgacaaacgtcaaagacaaatcttgcgCACCTCGATCTATTTTTGTGTACGCACGAGTCACAACGCGCACCGCGCTATGCCCAGCTGGGCAtgcttcggcagaggggaaatagtgggaatgccgactcccttccCGGTGTTGCTTGAAGACCATCACCAACACCAATgagtatataataagatagagcggtactgtcatagtaaattttgtaaccactgtaaattcactgccatctatcgacatactttaaaactaaaattgaagatttaaaaaatacgttaaaatgtatttaaatatggataaattatttttttatttgcattaattatttttatatgattttgacccatgttctttcactggtatgcgttaaaattataaataacaaacgaaacagtcaacgccctctatacgagtgtaggccaaaactagtggcgccatctgatcgagagtcaaattttcgtgattttcgaggcacgttttttccttagactgtatccatctattacggagttatatctatctttgccaacaCCAAGGACCTTGACATCACTTTAGAATATTTATTCTGAGTGTAAAAGTGAATGTCTGCTCTGGCTTTCTTTATTAGCAGAAGGTATTCCCTAAAAATAacggtatattattattgtatatttaattttatacattttggtaaaataaaatcagttattaactttagaaataactatatattatataacacaactataaaaaaagttaaataagacactgtcaaatatattgtacatatatgaattaatctttagatttaagataattgccttgccctaccagggcccatgtgaaactattatatatgtaacacctgtgtaccatggatgcaataaataaatatgaaatatgaaatgaaactatAAGTCTGAAATTCTTCTTCATGATCTAAACGAGATACTGAGGTCTAGCTAGACCTAGgtgacggcctcctagcctagccGATAGTGACCCTTCCTACAAAGCGgaaggtcccgggttcaaattctggtgagggtatttatttgtgtgttcatcgcAGATTTTCCAAGGCCAAATTTCTTGAGCGAATTGGGGCAGCGTTTGAGGGAGAGGGGTTATGACCCTAGTTCCGGGTCATTCCTGATGCAGAGGCTGTCTAACGCGGTTCAGCgcggcaacgcggcgagcgtgatgggcacctttgcgtctggaAGGGCGCGGGACGAGTTGTTTGACTATAGGTTGtggctttgtttagttttaatttagtttatagttaattttagtgtaattttttttatgcacATATTGTTTGTAGCTttgaaaatatttcattaaatatgtaataaaataaaatatgacttACACCTTTGTTAATGATATtttctgagttatggatgttttctatgtatttaagtatttatctattgCCTACAAGCCATATTGAGCTAActgtggggctaggtcgatttgtgtaagattgtcccataatatttatttgttttatttatacatttaattttagaaCTGTCCCAGCCGATCGCTCACACCATGAAGGCGGCCGTGGACGCGGCCAACGAACAGGAGGCTGCGGAATCTGACGATGCtgacaagaaaaagaaagcCACCCCAGGTTAGTTATATTTGCTGGACATTTCTCACAAGTCGAATAATTCCATTGTGCATATTTTTTGTGAAAGGCGCTAATTTAAACCCAGAAATTTCATGATAGCGATACATAATTTGAGATTGCTAACCGCTCCGTGTAGCGGCTGCAGGGCGTTCTGTGGGCTTGGCACAGGAGCGCCGCGACAGTATCGCGCGCGAGGTAGACTACCCGTCTATTTCTAACTTTATTAATAAGAGAGGGACGAGTGATCTATCTTCGCGGGCGTGGTACTGTCGCGGCGCTCCTGTACTAGCCCTACTGAGACCTATTATACTTCTaccttattaaaatttatttgaataTGTCCAGTGATTCACCCCGCTTCAGTAAGTACATGCATTGGTGGTTAAATGACTGATGATTTTATGATTGACCAAAACATTTGTAACCATGACAGAGATCACAAATTGAATAAAGACCGTGCGCAGTATCCGTACAGGAAACGGCCATGAAGTAAACAAAATCACGTTACCGCTAATCTACCACATTtggggccagttgcaccaaccacaattaacagactgattaacgtcaagcagcagaaacctatgaaactttccatacaataaaatttaccgaacgctaaaacggtgactgacatgttacaaaaaataaattttaatagaaaatatattaagttgatattccatctgtccaatgtgTATATGAGAGAATGAGActcaatgcacattggacaggtAGAATTACCATCCTTACGACTACACTTAATTAACCAACACACTGTTTTTACAGCTAAAGGCAAGAAAGCTAACAGCACTCCAATGAAACAACCTCTCAAGCGCGGACGAAAACCGGCACAAGAAGAGaaggagaaagaagaagaagcagAGGATAACGCAGAAGAGACAGATACCAACAAACCTAATGAAAATGATAAAGACGATTCAGAAGCGCCAaaggaaaataatgaaaatgaaaaatctaaTGAAGAGGAAAAGGCAAATGATGACGCTGCTGATAAAGAAGTAGAGAAAGTTAATGAAAACTCTGAGAAAAATCATGAAAAAGAAGATATTGAGGAAAAAGGCGACGGTGACAGCGAAAAGACGAAAGATGATGCAAAAAAGGAATCTAATTCTAAAGACAAAGGTGATGTAAGTAAAACAAATGACAAGGATGACAAAATGGGAGATGAAAGTGAAAAAGATGAAAGTAAAAAATCAAAGGAGAGTGACAGAAATAGTGATAAGTCTAAAGATAATGGTAAAAATAAAGAGAAATCTAAGGAGGAAGCTAAGAATGGGAAGGATAAAGCTCCGAAACCGGGGGACAAGAGGAAAGAGAGAAAGGGGAGTGAAAAGGAACAATCGGTGGAGAAGGAAAAGGTGGATGTTGATGAGCCTAGGGCCAAGCGATCGAGAGAGGTGAGTTGTTTGTGCACATATTACAtccctaataatattataagtctgACTAAtacctcttcaagcttaaaccgctgaagctgaaccgatttcgtggagatagtttgaggtccATAGAAGGATAGAGTAGAGGTCATCTTGGCGGTCGACCATCTTTAACCGCATCAAATTATTTGAAGAAAACCGCCTCAATACCTTAGATGTCAAACGCCAACAACGTAAAGAAAGACCGAAGCCCTCGTACGCGTATACGTATAACGCGTCTGGCCAACTCTATTGTAGCACCTGCAGTAGAGTctttaagaccaagttcggcctggccagccacattcgagcccataataggcgtaatccataattgctgaggtcgccgtcatcgaaaccgatgaggaggactatatatatagggtatttgacagtatttataataaattattgtacaccatgcatgaaataaagcaccagaagattaatagagaaacgtagacagcagttatttttagacacaatttctattttaaaaccagtaaaaaactataaagagtaggtaatttgattgtgacttcacatgctagtgtttcatataaattccatagtagcaaaatcgttttgacaattcgaaaaaagaagctgattcgattagtagtcaaataccctattagtatactcgaagtgtcaaaactgaaattgaactttatgcatatgtaGGTGGGTAGTAGGCAGGAtttaggtctatgttgctctgtggtctgtgatagattaatccgtctttggcgtcgaaaaggttaacgatgttttattttaatttcagagCAAGAAGACTGAGCCGCCGCCGCGGTCACCGGCCAAGAGGAAGTCCCGGTCCTAAGCCACTTACAACTTTAACAGAATTGTTCTCGCCACTCTAGTGGCCACTTGACCACCTTTTGCACAAACACCACTGTGTTACTTAATCCACAACTACATGATAAATgttaaggccagtccagacgggacaatttctgcccaatctgattaaattgtctgatcaaatcaggtaGTGTGTacgcaaaaaattaaaattggctCGCCGATCCAACTTGATTCGATTTTAAGATACTCGATCAAATAGAGATACGGACGCAAGAATGCCAATTTGCAACGCTAGTATGTGCGTTTGGgggcattttttaaatttggagcGCTCGAATGagacgctagatgagattgacgccaatttctTTTCTGAACAAATCAGTCAATTTAATCATCCCGTCTGGACGGGCCTTAGCAGCCGCCATCAGACATTGGAGCAGGGTTGCCATATGTCAGGATTTCCCCTGACATGTCAGTTTTGGTCCATTGTCAGGATTGCGGGGCTACTTAGTGTCAGGGTTTTTTAGAAACATCAACCAACAACTAGAAGCTAGGTAAGCTATTTTTGGAGAAACGACCGTCCAGGAgatttatacacggtgtttcatgacccactgaaaacctgccaccagtttgttcagaatcgataggagaatcgatcgcgctatgttttaatgggggtaaattatttttacatgcccgttttacaggtttgtaatgcaacaatatcaataactagcattggacacgttatttgtcaatgagcaacacccttaactggccattggtaacctaaggtatgcaaatggtcagttaacagtgttttcgatggtaactagcaattgtttgatgtcactaaaacgacaagcatcttgtgtagaattaccagtcgaatagaattgttaagaaaactaaacaactaatattttttttaatacctagtcggctcataagttctgtcatatacatagtatcaaaaaaaatcaaaagtttaagtttattccgtataatttgtacagcgtttgaaagcttataaactagagaatctaaatgtataacatttattcaaaatgaccgccataattatctacacaggcttgaagtcttcgtggccagtcgtcaatggattcacgcaccactttcatgtcgatattggccactgccgtagcaagagattttttcagcgagttgcatgaggttttgagcacaccttttcctctaaatactgccatattttatagtctaaaggattaagatctgggctagaggagggccaatcttcatgccgtataaagtcgattttattggaggcgagccaggcttgtgtagactttgccttatgggctggagcagagtcc harbors:
- the LOC134752800 gene encoding PC4 and SFRS1-interacting protein isoform X2 — translated: MGKKVREYKSGDFIFAKVKGYPAWPARVQKPNGKKYFVYFYGTGETANLPPNMIFDYAENKDKFLNKSVKRKDFNDGVKQIEHDFANNVPLDQIIGALAEAEPGPADDSMNETANDTADSAIDTTAADDTMDESANDGPVEDSDDAGALVIDEGKKGRKSAAKPAATPKAKEPKTPRGRAKKEDKEEEEEKKDEEVVSRSGRKIKPGKRYIDEQTDDNATLPSPAPKKRRGASPSAEKDKEVKEKPQDRNLKAYNTVQQSELRELKEPFKSVDPEKENILIAFLPSGQYCGVKLFQSRPTSFKSEASRLQWDKQAASNAITLKKQLEKGQITPQSISAQLVMNLNLTDDERQALDRDRDLEVKKSRLHFLKTEMKLIELDAKIKTCLSLEKADTELCLKLIDEILELDLAALMLLKHPTCMETVKRMRVYVGNAPSWEMSEAEALTFSKQAHRIRNKADALFITMRDLFHVPEGVSFWEFFNERVAQFKAATENLHADKLLEMVHEPIELSQPIAHTMKAAVDAANEQEAAESDDADKKKKATPAKGKKANSTPMKQPLKRGRKPAQEEKEKEEEAEDNAEETDTNKPNENDKDDSEAPKENNENEKSNEEEKANDDAADKEVEKVNENSEKNHEKEDIEEKGDGDSEKTKDDAKKESNSKDKGDVSKTNDKDDKMGDESEKDESKKSKESDRNSDKSKDNGKNKEKSKEEAKNGKDKAPKPGDKRKERKGSEKEQSVEKEKVDVDEPRAKRSRESKKTEPPPRSPAKRKSRS
- the LOC134752800 gene encoding PC4 and SFRS1-interacting protein isoform X3; this encodes MGKKVREYKSGDFIFAKVKGYPAWPARVQKPNGKKYFVYFYGTGETANLPPNMIFDYAENKDKFLNKSVKRKDFNDGVKQIEHDFANNVPLDQIIGALAEAEPGPADDSMNETANDTADSAIDTTAADDTMDEQKGRKSAAKPAATPKAKEPKTPRGRAKKEDKEEEEEKKDEEVVSRSGRKIKPGKRYIDEQTDDNATLPSPAPKKRRGASPSAEKDKEVKEKPQDRNLKAYNTVQQSELRELKEPFKSVDPEKENILIAFLPSGQYCGVKLFQSRPTSFKSEASRLQWDKQAASNAITLKKQLEKGQITPQSISAQLVMNLNLTDDERQALDRDRDLEVKKSRLHFLKTEMKLIELDAKIKTCLSLEKADTELCLKLIDEILELDLAALMLLKHPTCMETVKRMRVYVGNAPSWEMSEAEALTFSKQAHRIRNKADALFITMRDLFHVPEGVSFWEFFNERVAQFKAATENLHADKLLEMVHEPIELSQPIAHTMKAAVDAANEQEAAESDDADKKKKATPAKGKKANSTPMKQPLKRGRKPAQEEKEKEEEAEDNAEETDTNKPNENDKDDSEAPKENNENEKSNEEEKANDDAADKEVEKVNENSEKNHEKEDIEEKGDGDSEKTKDDAKKESNSKDKGDVSKTNDKDDKMGDESEKDESKKSKESDRNSDKSKDNGKNKEKSKEEAKNGKDKAPKPGDKRKERKGSEKEQSVEKEKVDVDEPRAKRSRESKKTEPPPRSPAKRKSRS
- the LOC134752800 gene encoding PC4 and SFRS1-interacting protein isoform X1; translation: MGKKVREYKSGDFIFAKVKGYPAWPARVQKPNGKKYFVYFYGTGETANLPPNMIFDYAENKDKFLNKSVKRKDFNDGVKQIEHDFANNVPLDQIIGALAEAEPGPADDSMNETANDTADSAIDTTAADDTMDESANDGPVEDSDDAGALVIDEGKQKGRKSAAKPAATPKAKEPKTPRGRAKKEDKEEEEEKKDEEVVSRSGRKIKPGKRYIDEQTDDNATLPSPAPKKRRGASPSAEKDKEVKEKPQDRNLKAYNTVQQSELRELKEPFKSVDPEKENILIAFLPSGQYCGVKLFQSRPTSFKSEASRLQWDKQAASNAITLKKQLEKGQITPQSISAQLVMNLNLTDDERQALDRDRDLEVKKSRLHFLKTEMKLIELDAKIKTCLSLEKADTELCLKLIDEILELDLAALMLLKHPTCMETVKRMRVYVGNAPSWEMSEAEALTFSKQAHRIRNKADALFITMRDLFHVPEGVSFWEFFNERVAQFKAATENLHADKLLEMVHEPIELSQPIAHTMKAAVDAANEQEAAESDDADKKKKATPAKGKKANSTPMKQPLKRGRKPAQEEKEKEEEAEDNAEETDTNKPNENDKDDSEAPKENNENEKSNEEEKANDDAADKEVEKVNENSEKNHEKEDIEEKGDGDSEKTKDDAKKESNSKDKGDVSKTNDKDDKMGDESEKDESKKSKESDRNSDKSKDNGKNKEKSKEEAKNGKDKAPKPGDKRKERKGSEKEQSVEKEKVDVDEPRAKRSRESKKTEPPPRSPAKRKSRS